Proteins from a single region of Hordeum vulgare subsp. vulgare chromosome 6H, MorexV3_pseudomolecules_assembly, whole genome shotgun sequence:
- the LOC123401808 gene encoding early nodulin-75-like, translating into MGCYPLRVIVSKALGKCNGRERWMEDQRMDYAMAYPPGPHPEYMRPVARTVTFSGTNSVHMIPPNPPPPQQQQHPEPQPQAPPPQQQAPPPQHEPQPQPEQPAPAPEQGAPPPEQQPRQPKRGKKKPPRRVRFGPEPPPPQQQQQQQQQEHQEQQQQQQQQQQPEHAQNGNPCSGAPAGHQVQQGHGPPGYLRYTPSPLPRWEATPRRHEYFSGEYRYSYPTPVREGIYRMATDANRLTTIFSEENPNACAIV; encoded by the exons atggGTTGCTATCCCCTGCGCGTGATCGTCTCCAAAGCGCTTGGGAAATGCAACG GGCGCGAGCGATGGATGGAGGACCAGAGGATGGACTACGCCATGGCCTACCCTCCCGGCCCACACCCAGAGTACATGCGGCCCGTGGCGCGCACCGTCACCTTCAGCGGCACCAACTCCGTGCACATGATCCCGCCAAACCCCCCGCCaccgcagcagcagcaacacccaGAGCCCCAGCCCCAAGCGCCACCGCCCCAACAGCAAGCACCGCCGCCCCAGCACGAGCCCCAGCCGCAACCCGAGCAGCCCGCGCCCGCGCCGGAGCAAGGCGCGCCGCCGCCCGAGCAGCAGCCGAGGCAGCCCAAGCGAGGCAAGAAGAAGCCGCCCCGCCGCGTCCGGTTCGGCCCCGAGCCACCGCCaccgcagcagcagcaacaacaacaacagcaagaacaccaggagcaacagcagcagcagcaacaacaacagcagccggAGCACGCGCAGAACGGCAACCCGTGCAGCGGCGCGCCGGCGGGACACCAGGTCCAGCAGGGCCACGGGCCGCCGGGGTACCTGAGGTACACGCCGTCGCCGCTGCCGAGGTGGGAGGCCACGCCGAGGCGGCACGAGTACTTCTCCGGGGAGTACCGGTACAGCTACCCGACGCCGGTGCGCGAGGGCATCTACCGCATGGCCACCGACGCCAACCGGCTCACCACCATCTTCAGCGAGGAGAACCCCAACGCCTGCGCCATCGTCTGA